In Clostridium sporogenes, one genomic interval encodes:
- a CDS encoding radical SAM/SPASM domain-containing protein produces the protein MEYELVKRFKKFYIEITNVCNLACDFCPETKRKPQFMSIEIFDKILDQIKPYTDYIYFHVKGEPLLHPDIDKFLDLSYKKGFKVNITTNGTLINKVKDKIIIKKALRQVNFSLHSFDGNEESKNKDKYINDILSFIRDTIENNNIFISLRLWNLDKDNITNLKKKRNAELLQIIEKEFKLPYKIEEKITPGKGIKVYNRIYINQDHEFQWPDLKAEEDDGKGFCYGLRNQVAILVDGTVVPCCLDGEGVINLGNINEIDFSRIIDSERANNILDGFSRREAVEELCRKCGYRKKFSI, from the coding sequence TTGGAGTATGAATTAGTGAAAAGATTTAAAAAATTTTATATTGAGATTACAAATGTATGTAATCTTGCCTGTGATTTTTGTCCTGAGACAAAAAGAAAACCACAATTTATGTCAATAGAAATCTTTGATAAAATATTAGATCAAATAAAACCTTATACAGATTATATATATTTTCATGTAAAGGGAGAGCCTCTTCTTCATCCAGATATAGATAAATTCTTAGATTTAAGCTACAAAAAAGGTTTTAAGGTTAATATAACTACAAACGGAACTTTAATAAATAAGGTTAAAGATAAAATTATAATTAAGAAAGCATTAAGACAGGTTAACTTTTCTCTACATAGCTTTGATGGAAATGAAGAATCTAAAAACAAGGATAAATATATTAATGATATTCTTTCCTTTATAAGAGATACAATTGAAAATAATAATATTTTTATATCTTTAAGGTTATGGAATCTAGATAAGGATAATATAACAAATCTTAAGAAGAAGAGAAATGCTGAGTTGCTCCAGATAATAGAGAAGGAATTTAAATTACCTTATAAGATTGAAGAAAAAATAACTCCAGGTAAAGGGATCAAAGTCTACAATAGAATATATATAAATCAGGATCATGAATTTCAATGGCCAGATTTAAAAGCAGAAGAGGATGATGGAAAAGGCTTTTGTTATGGGCTTAGAAATCAAGTAGCTATATTAGTAGATGGAACAGTAGTACCCTGTTGTTTAGATGGGGAAGGGGTAATTAATCTTGGAAATATAAATGAGATTGATTTTTCTAGGATAATAGATAGTGAAAGAGCTAACAATATTTTAGATGGCTTTTCAAGGAGAGAAGCAGTAGAAGAATTGTGTAGAAAATGTGGATATAGGAAGAAATTTAGTATTTAA
- a CDS encoding arsenate reductase family protein, whose translation MNIQIFGIKKCFDTKKAERYFKERKIKYQFIDLNIKGLSKGELQSIKSTIGLNELINKDSREYKKTNIGSIRTDSVKEDLLLNNPKLYKTPIVRNGKKATVGYEPEIWKEWD comes from the coding sequence ATGAACATTCAAATATTTGGAATAAAAAAATGTTTTGATACAAAAAAAGCTGAGAGATATTTTAAAGAGAGAAAAATAAAGTACCAATTTATAGATTTAAATATAAAGGGATTAAGTAAGGGGGAACTTCAAAGCATAAAATCTACGATAGGATTAAATGAGTTAATAAATAAAGATAGTAGGGAATATAAAAAAACTAATATAGGAAGTATTAGAACAGACAGTGTAAAAGAAGATTTGCTTTTAAATAATCCTAAATTATATAAAACTCCTATAGTACGTAATGGAAAAAAAGCAACAGTAGGATATGAGCCTGAAATTTGGAAGGAATGGGATTAA